ACACAAGACGGGAGAAGACAAGGCGCGCGAGGTTCCTTTCGAGAAATCCCTCGCGGAACTTCAGCAGATCATCACCGAGCTCGAGCAGCCCGGCGTCCCGCTGGAGCGGGCCCTCGAGCTGTTCGAAAAGGGCGTCCAGCTCTCCGAAGCCTGCCGGCGGCAGCTGGTGGAGGCGGAGACGCGCATCGAGATGCTTCTGAAGCGCGGACAGAAGGTCATCCCGCAACCCTTCGGCCAGGAACAAAAATGACGTCTTCTGTTTTACCCCTCGCCGGATACCTGGCCGCGCAGGTCCAGCGCATCGACGCCGCCCTGGATCGCCTGCTGCCTCCTGAATCCGAGCCTCCGGAAACCATCCACCGGGCGATGCGCTATTCGGTTTTCGCCGGCGGCAAGCGCATCCGCCCCATCCTCTGCATGGAGGCGGGGCGCGCCGTGGCCGGCAGGGACGTGGATGGAATCGAAGAGGTCGCCTGCTCCCTCGAGCTCATCCATACGTACTCGCTGATCCACGACGACCTGCCCGCCCTCGACAACGACGACCTGCGCCGCGGGCGGCCCACGTCCCACAAGGTGTTCGGCGAGGCGATGGCGATCCTCGCCGGCGACGCGCTGCTGACATACGCCTTCGAGGTGCTCGGCCGCGCCGCTTCCTCCCGTCTCGTCGTCGAGCTGGCCAGCGCCGCCGGCACCGTCGGCGGCATGATCGCCGGGCAGGTGCACGACATCGAGGGAGAAAACCAGCCGCCCACGGCGGAGCTGCTCGAGCGCATCCACCGCGCCAAGACCGGCGCCCTGCTGCGTTGCTCCATCCGCCTCGGCGCCATGCACGCCGGCGCGCGTCCGGAACAGCTGGACGCGCTCTCCCGCTTCGGCGAACACATCGGCCTCGCATTCCAGATCGTCGACGACATCCTCGACGTCACGCAGACTTCCGAACAGCTTGGCAAGACCGCAGGCAAGGACGCCGCGCAGCACAAGATCACATTCCCGGCCGTCTACGGGCTGGAGGTCTCGCGCCGCATGGCCGCCGAACAGCGCGCCCTGGCGCATCAGGCTCTGGCGCCGTTCGGCGACGCCGGCCTGCGGCTCCGTCAGCTCGCCGACCTGATCGTCGACCGCTCCTCCTGATTCCCGTGCCCCGCCGCCGGATTGACCTTCTTCTCGTGGAACGATCCCTGGCGCCCTCGCGCGAGAAGGCCCGCGCCCTGCTTCTGGCTGGCGCGGTTCGCGTCGCGGGCCAGACGGTGGACAAGCCCGGCGCGCTGGTCGACGAAACCGCGCCCATCGAAGTCGCCGAACCCTTCCCCTGGGTCAGCCGCGGCGCGCTGAAGCTGATCGCCGCTCTCGACCACTGGCGGATCGATCCCGCCGGACGGGTCTGCCTCGACGTTGGCTGTTCCACGGGCGGCTTTACCGAGGTTCTGCTGGCCCGCGGCGCGAAGCGCGTGCATGCCGTCGATGTCGGCAAAGGACAGCTCCACTACCGCCTGCGGTCGGATCCTCGGGTTGCGCTCCACGAAGGCGTCAACGCGCGGTTCCTCAGCCGCGATATCATCGGCGAAGACGTTGGATTCGCCGTCTGCGACGTGAGCTTCATCTCCGCTACACTTGTGCTGCCCCCGATCGCTTCCGTGCTCGCCCCGCCCCGCGAGTTTGTGGTTCTTGTCAAGCCGCAATTTGAAGCCGGCCGGGACCAGGTGGGCAAGGGCGGCATCGTCCGCGATCCGGCCGTGCATGCCGCCGCCGTCGGGCGGGTCCGCGGGGCTGCGGAGCAGCTCGGGTTCGTCACGGACGTCATCGAAAGCCCCGTCACCGGCGCCGAGGGCAACAAGGAGTTCCTGTTGTATGGATTCGATCCGCACGGTCGGCATCATCGCCAAGCCTGACGTGCCTCATGCCGCCGGGCTGCTGGCTTCGCTGCTCGACTGGCTCGGGCAACAGGGAGTGGCCTGCCGCCTCGATCCCGTCGCCGCCGCCTATGTCGGCGGCAGCGTTGCGTCCGTGCCGCGGGAGGAAATCGCCGAAGGCTGCCAGCTCATCATCGTGCTGGGCGGCGATGGCACCCTGCTGGCAGCCGCGCGCGCCATCGCGGGGCGCGACATCCCTCTGTTCGCCGTCAACCTCGGCGGATTGGGCTTTCTCACCACCATCTCCACCAGCGAGCTGTTCCCTGAACTCGAGCGCACGCTGCGCGGCGAGAGCCGCATCGCCCGCCGCCGCCTGCTGTCCTGCGAGGTCCAGCGCGGCGGCGCCATCGTGTCCCGCTACACCGCCCTCAACGACATGGTCGTCACCAAGGCGCACATCGCCCGCATGATCGACCTCGTGGCCTATGTCGACGCCCACCTCGTCTGCCGCTACAAAGCCGACGGCCTCATCGTCTCTACGCCCACCGGCTCCACGGCGTATTCGCTGAGCGCCGGCGGGCCGATCATCTTTCCCAGCGTCGGCGCCTTCTGCATCACGCCGATCTGTCCGCACACGCTCACCAACCGTCCCGTCATCGTTCCGGATGCCAGCGTGATCCGCGTCGTCAATTCCGCCGCCGACAACGACGCCTACCTCACCATCGACGGGCAGGTCGGCGAACCTCTTCGTCGCGACGATTGCATCGTCTGCCGCGCGTCCCCGCACTCCCTCTCTCTCGTGCGGCCGCCGCGCATGCTCTTCTTTGACGTCCTGCGTCAAAAACTCAAATGGGGAGAAAGATAAGCGTGAAGAAAATCTCGCTCACTTCGTGGATCTTCATTGCCATGGCCGCCGGCATCGCCATCGGCCATTTCTTCCCCGAATTCGGCAAAGACACTGCGTTCCTGGGGACCATCTTCCTCAGGCTGATCAAGTCCATCATCGCCCCGTTGCTGTTCGCCACCCTCGTCGTCGGCATCGCCGGTTCGGGCAGCGCCAAAGCCATGGGCCGTATCGGGCTCAAGGCGCTGATC
This DNA window, taken from Bryobacteraceae bacterium, encodes the following:
- the xseB gene encoding exodeoxyribonuclease 7 small subunit, translating into MEPMAAEHEKHKTGEDKAREVPFEKSLAELQQIITELEQPGVPLERALELFEKGVQLSEACRRQLVEAETRIEMLLKRGQKVIPQPFGQEQK
- a CDS encoding farnesyl-diphosphate synthase; translated protein: MTSSVLPLAGYLAAQVQRIDAALDRLLPPESEPPETIHRAMRYSVFAGGKRIRPILCMEAGRAVAGRDVDGIEEVACSLELIHTYSLIHDDLPALDNDDLRRGRPTSHKVFGEAMAILAGDALLTYAFEVLGRAASSRLVVELASAAGTVGGMIAGQVHDIEGENQPPTAELLERIHRAKTGALLRCSIRLGAMHAGARPEQLDALSRFGEHIGLAFQIVDDILDVTQTSEQLGKTAGKDAAQHKITFPAVYGLEVSRRMAAEQRALAHQALAPFGDAGLRLRQLADLIVDRSS
- a CDS encoding TlyA family rRNA (cytidine-2'-O)-methyltransferase — encoded protein: MPRRRIDLLLVERSLAPSREKARALLLAGAVRVAGQTVDKPGALVDETAPIEVAEPFPWVSRGALKLIAALDHWRIDPAGRVCLDVGCSTGGFTEVLLARGAKRVHAVDVGKGQLHYRLRSDPRVALHEGVNARFLSRDIIGEDVGFAVCDVSFISATLVLPPIASVLAPPREFVVLVKPQFEAGRDQVGKGGIVRDPAVHAAAVGRVRGAAEQLGFVTDVIESPVTGAEGNKEFLLYGFDPHGRHHRQA
- the nadK gene encoding NAD kinase translates to MDSIRTVGIIAKPDVPHAAGLLASLLDWLGQQGVACRLDPVAAAYVGGSVASVPREEIAEGCQLIIVLGGDGTLLAAARAIAGRDIPLFAVNLGGLGFLTTISTSELFPELERTLRGESRIARRRLLSCEVQRGGAIVSRYTALNDMVVTKAHIARMIDLVAYVDAHLVCRYKADGLIVSTPTGSTAYSLSAGGPIIFPSVGAFCITPICPHTLTNRPVIVPDASVIRVVNSAADNDAYLTIDGQVGEPLRRDDCIVCRASPHSLSLVRPPRMLFFDVLRQKLKWGER